From the genome of Phaeodactylum tricornutum CCAP 1055/1 chromosome 9, whole genome shotgun sequence:
TACTTCGTGTCAACTTCTTCAGCGGCATGCTTGTCGACGGCCATTTGCGCCTGTCTGTATTCCGTTCCCGCTCATGGAAAAGCCCGTAGACCCTCGGCGCTGGTATCCAAAGAGACGTAGCTGGCCATTGATATAGCCATAGTCGCCAGATACTACCGTATCCACATATTCGCACCTTCCTATAGGGAATCGAAAGAGAAGACGAGCAGCCAAAGACAACAGTGCTTGCAGGCACCCTTTTGTGTGCTGCAAAAGAGGGACACTGGTGTGGAATCGAAAGAGAAGAGGAGCggccaacgacaacagcTTGCTCACTGCTCGGGGATTCTAGGCACCCCCTGGTGTGCTgcaaaagaggaagaatGGTGTGAATTGCATGAACCCAGCGCTCTTGATTGGACAAACTCCTTCATGCCGAAAGTCAAGCATATCAATCCACCAGTAAAGTATCCTCATCGATTCTACTTCGGACATCGCAAGAGTGAAGCGGATGGATTTGACGTTTTATTTGCACACTTCCGCCCAAGAATTGACTCCAACACTTCGATCTTGTCACTCCCAAGATTCTTCACAATCGACGGGGCAGCTATCCGTCCCCTAGTTCCCTCACAATCGTTAGTCATTACTGACTCGTCAGCACGGGCGCGGAAGAAACACATGAAATCGTCCTCGACAATGGTTGTATTTGTTTCTCGAATAGCCGGAAATACCGTCCAATTGATGAACTTTTCTGAATGCATACCCCACCCCGAACAGCGCTCTTGCACGAACTGTACATGGGTCTCAAGCCGGTCAAATCGCTGTGCGGCCCATATTTCCACAGCGTCTCGTGGTCCAATAATCATGCGATCACTGACAGGATACCGCCCAAAGGCAGGAACGACAGCTACTTTGGCGCCATCTCGGAGAGGCTGCCGATTGGCTTGGAAAAGGTCGATTGGGGTCATATACACCACGTCCGACCGCAACATGGCCACACGATCATATCGTCGAGACTTCATTGTCTCGTGTTCCGTCATTAGCTCCCAAGCCGATTGGATGCTGTGCCACATTTTGACAATATTATCAGTGGTGAGTGTATACAAATACGACTTGTCACGCCACGGAAAGTACAAATAATGTCCATCTGTATCGTTGACGGTCCGTATTCTATCAATGAGCGGCTGGTATTGATCCCAAAAGGCCTGTTCTTGGTCGTAGCGAAACTCGACGATCGAGTTGGGCGAAACATTGTGGACAGCTTGCTTCAGCAGCAATATCTCGTCCGGATCAAGGCGGCCTCCGGAATTGGCCCGTCCCTCCttttcatacgtcaagtAGTAGTAGTGTACAAAATAGTCACAGTTGTGGAGTGCGTTGGGACGAATCACACTCTGTACCAACGAGGGTAACACTAAGGATTGAAAGGCTCTGGGTAGCCCGAACAGATTGATGGCGCATTTTCCTGTAGCAGCGGACTCTCCGCTGTTTTTCGGACGAAAACGCTGGCCTGACCGAAACAAACTGGTGTCATCTCGAATTTGTCGTTTGTCAACCTCTGGGCTGTAGGCCGTGCTACGAACCTGCTGCAGTGATAGATTGGAAAATGTTTGAAAATGAAGCACAGTCCTGGCAATCGAGCAAGTCACGAGCAATGTGACAGCTACCGATTGCTTGGTGAATCCCATCGTAAATCACCAACATTGTGAGCTTGTTGGCCGGATACGCTGGTAACCAAAGTGGCATTTTTGTACCACTGTTTAGGTTTCAGCGATGGTCACTGTACCCTTGTAGACAGTGAAGCGACACATGAAAGCCTTGAATGATAACGGCTACGAAATAAACGGATTTCATGCCGTGTGTGttgatttacattaactAAATATGTTTTCAAAGGTCTGTTGGAAAGGACGCTGATCAACCGGCTCTACTCTTAGATAGAGTTTGGGTCTGGGGCTAGGGACTGGGAGATATGCCTCCTCATTTTGGGTTAAATGTACCGTGTACGGTATTCTGTCTTACTGTCAACTGCTGCAAATTTGGTCGACCAT
Proteins encoded in this window:
- a CDS encoding predicted protein, coding for MGFTKQSVAVTLLVTCSIARTVLHFQTFSNLSLQQVRSTAYSPEVDKRQIRDDTSLFRSGQRFRPKNSGESAATGKCAINLFGLPRAFQSLVLPSLVQSVIRPNALHNCDYFVHYYYLTYEKEGRANSGGRLDPDEILLLKQAVHNVSPNSIVEFRYDQEQAFWDQYQPLIDRIRTVNDTDGHYLYFPWRDKSYLYTLTTDNIVKMWHSIQSAWELMTEHETMKSRRYDRVAMLRSDVVYMTPIDLFQANRQPLRDGAKVAVVPAFGRYPVSDRMIIGPRDAVEIWAAQRFDRLETHVQFVQERCSGWGMHSEKFINWTVFPAIRETNTTIVEDDFMCFFRARADESVMTNDCEGTRGRIAAPSIVKNLGSDKIEVLESILGRKCANKTSNPSASLLRCPK